The following coding sequences are from one Elusimicrobium minutum Pei191 window:
- a CDS encoding FKBP-type peptidyl-prolyl cis-trans isomerase, translating into MNETEKFIEAFKKLPNVKELPGGVLIQTITEGRGVSPISTDTVKVHYTGTLVNGKVFDSSVVRGEPAEFGLNQVIPCWTMGVAQMRKGGKAKLVCPPATAYGSRALREIPANSTLVFEIELLDIK; encoded by the coding sequence ATGAACGAAACAGAAAAATTTATTGAAGCGTTTAAAAAACTGCCAAATGTTAAAGAACTGCCGGGAGGCGTTTTGATACAAACAATAACCGAAGGCCGCGGAGTATCCCCCATATCAACCGACACGGTAAAAGTACATTATACAGGCACATTGGTTAACGGCAAAGTTTTTGACAGCTCCGTAGTAAGAGGGGAACCTGCGGAATTTGGATTAAACCAAGTCATCCCTTGTTGGACAATGGGCGTTGCCCAAATGCGTAAAGGCGGCAAAGCAAAACTTGTTTGTCCACCGGCTACGGCCTACGGCAGCAGGGCTTTACGTGAAATACCCGCTAACTCAACTTTAGTTTTTGAAATAGAACTTTTAGATATAAAATAA
- a CDS encoding LA_2272 family surface repeat-containing protein, producing the protein MKKIILAALLALFSATCFSQGITTPFKIAFFGNGTRTDSLPYNVNTVMGLDIGILGTTTPHVFGLQIGALSAVSDDLWGIQAAGLGAKGDVKGLQISPCVSGDVTGVSAGLLNLNYTVGLDLALAKGSSGATAGVLVSGLSFSESVTGLHIGLVNLNYGEMTGLQIGIVNYAKTLKGVQIGVVNIAYNGVLPFMAGANFRF; encoded by the coding sequence ATGAAAAAAATTATTTTGGCCGCGCTTCTTGCTTTGTTTTCCGCAACCTGTTTTTCGCAAGGTATTACAACGCCTTTTAAAATAGCGTTTTTCGGCAACGGGACGCGGACAGATTCTTTGCCTTATAACGTTAACACAGTTATGGGTTTAGATATTGGTATTTTAGGTACTACAACTCCGCACGTTTTCGGTTTGCAGATAGGCGCTCTTTCGGCGGTGTCTGATGACTTGTGGGGTATACAGGCGGCGGGCTTGGGCGCGAAAGGCGATGTTAAAGGTTTACAAATTTCACCCTGCGTTTCGGGGGATGTCACAGGAGTTTCGGCAGGTCTTTTAAATTTAAATTATACCGTGGGGCTTGATTTGGCGCTCGCTAAAGGTTCAAGCGGAGCTACGGCGGGCGTGCTGGTCAGCGGTTTAAGCTTTAGTGAAAGCGTTACCGGCCTTCATATAGGGCTTGTTAATTTAAATTACGGGGAGATGACCGGCCTTCAAATAGGTATTGTAAATTACGCTAAAACATTAAAAGGCGTGCAAATCGGTGTTGTTAATATAGCCTATAACGGCGTTTTGCCTTTTATGGCGGGGGCTAACTTCAGGTTTTAA
- the rplJ gene encoding 50S ribosomal protein L10, with protein MNLTKEQKVEKSQNLSKEIKDAGVLFFVSYQGLKFVDMADLRKSLIPTGAKFRVERNSIVGHAIKQAGIEGADEKLFKGPTAIALGGDVAAVAKELVDFSKKFEALKLRSCFSDGTWYSEAQIKQLASIGSKEDNLSKLAGALYSAVAQSAQVLQAPIRDFAYVLKAVEDSKK; from the coding sequence ATGAACCTGACAAAAGAACAAAAAGTAGAAAAGTCACAAAACTTATCTAAAGAAATCAAAGACGCGGGCGTCTTGTTTTTCGTGTCCTACCAGGGCTTGAAATTCGTAGACATGGCCGACCTTAGAAAATCCCTTATTCCCACGGGCGCTAAATTCCGTGTGGAAAGGAATTCTATTGTAGGCCACGCGATAAAACAGGCGGGCATTGAAGGAGCTGACGAAAAGCTTTTCAAAGGACCCACAGCTATAGCATTAGGCGGAGATGTAGCCGCTGTAGCGAAAGAGCTTGTTGATTTCTCAAAGAAGTTTGAGGCTTTAAAGCTCAGATCATGTTTCAGTGACGGCACATGGTACAGCGAAGCGCAAATTAAACAACTTGCTTCCATCGGCAGCAAAGAAGATAATTTGTCCAAGCTTGCCGGCGCGCTTTACAGCGCAGTCGCCCAATCTGCACAGGTCTTGCAAGCTCCTATCAGAGATTTTGCGTACGTGCTTAAAGCCGTTGAAGATTCCAAAAAATAA
- the rplL gene encoding 50S ribosomal protein L7/L12 codes for MAKLTQEEILEAIAGMTVLELSELVKAVEDKFGVKAAAPAVAVAAAAPAAAAAEEKTEFNVELTSAAADKKIAVIKVVREITGLGLKEAKDLVDGAPKVIKENVAKAEAEEMKKKVTEAGGVVTLK; via the coding sequence ATGGCAAAACTTACACAAGAAGAAATACTTGAAGCAATAGCCGGCATGACGGTTTTGGAACTTTCCGAACTCGTTAAAGCCGTAGAAGACAAATTTGGCGTTAAAGCCGCAGCTCCCGCAGTAGCAGTAGCCGCCGCAGCACCTGCAGCAGCAGCCGCCGAAGAAAAAACAGAATTTAACGTTGAGCTCACAAGCGCAGCCGCAGACAAAAAAATCGCTGTAATTAAAGTTGTCCGCGAAATTACAGGCTTAGGTCTTAAAGAAGCAAAAGACTTAGTAGACGGCGCGCCTAAAGTTATAAAAGAAAACGTTGCAAAAGCCGAAGCTGAAGAAATGAAAAAGAAAGTTACTGAAGCCGGCGGCGTTGTTACACTTAAATAA
- a CDS encoding type IV pilin protein: MKRGFTLIELLVVVLIIGILAAIALPQYTKSVEKSRFSQAFILVSALGRAQERYVLAAGTPAFTFDDFDVDLPTKAVPGTVTGNLSHKAGGALTDNLFDYVIDSVNSPVWYGTPTVVRNSGNYKGGGFIYSQGRIYCVEGAGSTKQFCKKFYNGTLYLPSQSGWDIYTIPY, translated from the coding sequence ATGAAAAGAGGTTTTACATTAATAGAATTGTTAGTAGTGGTGCTTATTATAGGCATTTTGGCGGCAATAGCTTTGCCGCAATACACCAAATCAGTTGAAAAAAGCAGGTTCAGCCAGGCTTTTATTTTAGTTTCAGCCTTAGGCCGCGCGCAGGAAAGATATGTTTTAGCTGCCGGAACTCCCGCTTTTACATTTGATGACTTCGATGTGGACCTTCCCACAAAAGCCGTACCGGGAACTGTAACCGGCAACCTTTCCCACAAGGCGGGCGGCGCTCTTACAGACAACCTTTTTGATTATGTTATAGATTCCGTTAATTCGCCCGTTTGGTACGGAACACCTACTGTGGTACGAAACAGCGGTAACTATAAAGGCGGCGGCTTTATATATTCGCAAGGCAGAATTTATTGCGTTGAAGGGGCCGGCAGCACAAAGCAGTTTTGTAAAAAGTTCTATAATGGAACCCTTTATCTTCCTTCTCAGTCCGGGTGGGATATTTATACAATTCCTTATTAA
- a CDS encoding pyridoxamine 5'-phosphate oxidase family protein — MEKTIKKFLQNCSNIELTTINKQGYPETRAMLNLRNENIAPHLKGKFESFETIYFSTNKSSSKIEQIEKNKNASVYFSLPQSFQGLLLTGNAYIETDKNIKDALWHDSWKIYYKGGRDGGDYAVIRFEAFEYKFYNGNFEVIKGALKQIIL, encoded by the coding sequence ATGGAAAAAACAATAAAAAAATTCCTACAAAACTGTTCTAATATTGAACTTACAACAATCAATAAACAAGGTTATCCTGAAACGCGCGCGATGCTAAATTTGCGTAATGAAAACATTGCCCCGCATCTTAAAGGAAAGTTTGAGTCGTTTGAAACCATTTATTTTTCAACAAATAAAAGCTCGTCAAAAATAGAGCAGATAGAAAAAAATAAAAATGCGTCCGTTTATTTTTCTTTGCCGCAAAGTTTCCAGGGGCTCCTTCTTACGGGTAATGCATATATTGAAACCGATAAAAACATTAAAGACGCCCTTTGGCATGACAGCTGGAAAATTTATTATAAGGGCGGCAGGGACGGCGGCGATTACGCCGTAATACGTTTTGAAGCGTTTGAATATAAATTTTATAACGGCAATTTTGAGGTTATTAAAGGCGCGTTAAAACAAATAATCCTTTAA
- a CDS encoding EFR1 family ferrodoxin (N-terminal region resembles flavodoxins. C-terminal ferrodoxin region binds two 4Fe-4S clusters.): MEKTIILYFTGSGNTKHIAEVLQANLIKAGQQADLDKILGYDYAKLEAYSMFIFCYPIYGFGMPPSVQKWLEAMPRLNNKKICIFTTFANKLHVGWALSKAKKILWRKKYNIMTATTILMPSSFTVYTPPTPPETAKRLVAIADRTMARMAQDIVAGKSNMRSFKTPWFLKLHYRILFKFFRKIMIPRGWKWWKVSEACISCGLCASSCPVKAITMEGGRPHWHEGCQQCELCFNICPSKAITQLDALSRCSKRDRYVFDKMKK, encoded by the coding sequence ATGGAAAAAACAATAATACTGTATTTTACGGGCAGCGGCAACACAAAACATATTGCCGAGGTCCTGCAAGCTAATCTTATTAAAGCAGGCCAGCAGGCCGATTTGGATAAGATTTTAGGGTATGACTACGCTAAGCTCGAAGCATACTCAATGTTTATCTTTTGTTATCCTATTTACGGTTTCGGCATGCCTCCTTCAGTGCAAAAATGGCTGGAAGCCATGCCTCGGTTAAACAATAAAAAGATTTGCATTTTTACCACTTTCGCAAATAAACTGCATGTCGGTTGGGCGCTTTCAAAAGCTAAAAAAATATTGTGGCGCAAAAAATATAATATTATGACGGCTACCACAATTCTTATGCCCAGCAGTTTTACCGTTTATACCCCGCCTACCCCGCCCGAAACGGCTAAAAGGCTTGTTGCCATTGCGGACCGAACAATGGCAAGAATGGCGCAAGATATCGTGGCGGGCAAGTCAAATATGCGTAGCTTTAAAACGCCTTGGTTTTTAAAACTGCACTATAGAATATTATTTAAATTTTTCAGAAAAATTATGATACCGCGCGGCTGGAAGTGGTGGAAAGTGTCCGAAGCGTGTATTTCCTGCGGGTTATGCGCATCTTCCTGTCCGGTAAAAGCGATTACAATGGAAGGCGGCCGCCCGCATTGGCACGAGGGCTGCCAACAATGCGAACTTTGCTTTAATATCTGCCCGTCAAAAGCCATTACCCAGCTTGACGCTTTAAGCCGCTGCAGTAAAAGAGACAGATATGTTTTTGATAAAATGAAAAAGTAG
- a CDS encoding zinc ribbon domain-containing protein — protein sequence MSENKFCQSCGMPMDKDPQGGGTNFDMTKNTEYCSYCYKGGNFTFIGDLKEFQEICKQHMKDQGTPGILAWFLAKNIKRLKRWKENR from the coding sequence ATGTCTGAAAATAAATTTTGTCAAAGCTGCGGCATGCCTATGGATAAGGACCCGCAAGGGGGCGGCACCAATTTTGATATGACAAAAAATACCGAATACTGCAGCTATTGCTATAAAGGCGGTAATTTTACTTTCATAGGGGATTTAAAAGAATTCCAAGAAATATGCAAACAGCATATGAAAGACCAGGGCACGCCCGGAATTTTGGCATGGTTTCTTGCAAAGAATATAAAGCGCTTAAAACGCTGGAAAGAGAATAGATAA
- the rpoB gene encoding DNA-directed RNA polymerase subunit beta: MKQTNFGQISSKLSLPDLLDMQKESFVDFLQLDVAPTKRELKGLQAAFEDVFPIEAPDGSMKLEFVKYELGAPRYSTPQQAALRDGTYSAPMKAVMRLSVKKRDGKLKEASEQDVTLCDLPLMTDAGCFVFNGAERVVVSQLHRSPGIIFEEDEEKKQSTLGKKLYVARIIPYRGAWIEFSFDIMNALWVRIDRKKKVLATTFLRACGLETNAQIIQAFYDVEDVEVKPAEIDNVVGRYAADDIVDPATGEVLWNLDDKAAMPMDDKIFKEMVERKIKKVKIISGNPRQDDPGILATLENRKDQIRTSKEAQADIYKKMRGQDFVVKEQAEAFLDNLIFDNIRRYDLSYVGRYKINKKFASLFDIVENLKFKKFTKPTDKRRTLSAEDIIVTVKYLLALNAGEDAQKMYGEEIIFKTDDIDHLGNRRVRGIGELLENQIRVGLSQMAKTARDRMNKELASHTPRALVNAQPVQAIIKKFFGTSQLSQFMDQINPLSELTHKRRLSALGPGGLNRKRAGFEVRDVHHTHYGRVCPIETPEGPNIGLITSLACYSKVNKYGLIETPYRKVNSGKVTDNFEYLTADQEDDLMVAQSNTPLTDSGKINTDMVSCRVRSDYPIVSPSEVDYMDVSPLQVISVSAALIPFLEHDDANRALMGCNMQRQGVPLLLTEAPLVGTGIEHEVARDSGATISAAKPGRVVFAAADKIAVEPLEGGAPEIYDLIKYKRSNQDTCINQRPLVKAGDIVKKGTVLADGPAMKDGFLALGKNLLVGFMSWEGYNYEDAILVSHKLVKEDVFTSVHLHEFSIDARNTKLGAEEITRDIPNIGAEALAHLDADGIVIPSTVVEPGDILVGKVTPKGEQQLTPEERLLKVIFGKKADDVVDASLRVPPGTSGKVIGTRVFVRKEKLTKAEEKARIKALEDEKTTNLETLKEQRKLALTNIKDSNVKDAKKEEERINALYKKLEKRVLEDFEREMEFSKQGDELAVTVNKSVKVFIASKRKLMVGDKLSGRHGNKGVVAKILPEEDMPFLPDGTPLDIVLSPLGIPSRMNVGQLFETMLGWAAKNLGYNAATPVFDGPTEETVREEIKKAKKALIEKGVPEKHLPDDYCRITLYDGRTGQPFEEKVTIGYMYIMKLIHLVEDKVHARSTGPYSLITRQPLGGKAQFGGQRFGEMEVWAIEGYGATYTLQEFLTVKSDDFTGRTKMYESIVRGEAPQQPGVPESFKVLVKELQALGLSVELLKDNQGQAVEEMTVASIAKEIVSEETENL, from the coding sequence ATGAAACAAACAAACTTTGGTCAAATTTCATCTAAATTGTCCTTGCCCGATTTATTGGATATGCAAAAAGAGTCTTTTGTTGACTTTTTGCAGCTTGACGTTGCCCCGACAAAGAGAGAACTTAAAGGCTTACAAGCCGCGTTTGAAGACGTGTTCCCCATAGAAGCTCCGGACGGCAGCATGAAACTTGAGTTCGTTAAATACGAGCTCGGCGCTCCCAGATATTCCACGCCGCAGCAGGCGGCTTTAAGGGACGGCACTTACAGCGCTCCCATGAAAGCGGTAATGAGGCTTTCAGTTAAAAAAAGAGACGGGAAACTTAAAGAAGCTTCCGAGCAGGATGTTACGCTTTGTGATCTTCCTTTAATGACGGATGCGGGCTGCTTTGTTTTTAACGGCGCTGAACGCGTTGTAGTCAGCCAGTTGCACCGTTCACCCGGTATTATTTTTGAAGAAGACGAAGAAAAGAAACAGTCTACTTTAGGTAAAAAGCTTTATGTCGCGCGCATTATTCCTTACAGAGGCGCGTGGATAGAATTTTCATTTGATATTATGAACGCGTTATGGGTACGCATTGATCGTAAGAAAAAGGTGCTTGCCACCACGTTCTTACGCGCTTGTGGCTTAGAAACAAACGCCCAGATAATACAGGCCTTTTACGACGTTGAGGATGTTGAAGTCAAACCCGCTGAAATTGATAACGTCGTGGGCCGTTACGCAGCTGATGATATCGTTGACCCCGCCACGGGTGAAGTGCTTTGGAATCTTGACGACAAAGCCGCTATGCCTATGGACGACAAAATTTTTAAAGAAATGGTTGAACGCAAAATTAAAAAAGTTAAAATTATTTCCGGCAACCCCAGACAGGACGATCCCGGTATTTTAGCCACATTAGAAAACCGAAAAGACCAAATCAGAACATCAAAAGAAGCCCAAGCCGACATCTATAAAAAGATGAGAGGGCAGGACTTTGTAGTTAAAGAACAGGCCGAAGCATTTTTGGATAATCTTATTTTTGATAATATCAGAAGATATGATTTGAGCTATGTAGGCCGCTATAAAATCAATAAAAAGTTCGCTTCTTTGTTTGACATTGTTGAAAACCTTAAATTTAAAAAATTCACAAAACCTACAGATAAACGCAGAACACTTTCCGCCGAGGATATTATAGTAACAGTTAAATATCTTTTAGCTTTAAACGCCGGCGAAGACGCGCAAAAAATGTACGGTGAAGAAATTATTTTTAAAACCGACGATATTGACCATTTGGGCAATAGACGTGTAAGAGGCATCGGCGAATTGTTGGAAAACCAAATCCGTGTAGGCCTTTCACAAATGGCTAAAACAGCCCGCGACAGAATGAACAAGGAATTAGCCTCTCATACGCCGCGCGCTTTAGTTAACGCCCAGCCCGTTCAGGCTATTATAAAGAAGTTTTTTGGTACATCACAGCTTTCACAGTTTATGGACCAGATTAATCCTTTATCAGAACTTACGCATAAACGCAGACTTTCAGCCTTAGGTCCCGGTGGTTTGAACAGAAAGAGAGCGGGCTTTGAAGTCCGCGACGTTCACCACACGCATTACGGCCGCGTTTGCCCCATTGAAACGCCCGAAGGTCCGAACATCGGTCTTATCACGTCATTAGCGTGCTATTCTAAAGTTAACAAATACGGTCTTATTGAAACCCCGTACAGAAAGGTTAACTCAGGCAAAGTAACGGATAATTTTGAATACTTAACAGCCGACCAGGAAGACGATTTAATGGTAGCGCAGTCAAACACTCCTCTTACGGATAGCGGCAAAATCAATACAGATATGGTTTCTTGCCGTGTAAGAAGCGACTATCCTATAGTTTCTCCTTCAGAGGTCGACTATATGGACGTTTCCCCGTTACAGGTTATCAGCGTTTCAGCGGCTTTAATTCCTTTCCTTGAACATGACGACGCTAACCGCGCTCTCATGGGTTGTAACATGCAACGCCAGGGCGTTCCTTTGTTGTTAACGGAAGCTCCTTTGGTGGGCACAGGTATCGAGCATGAAGTAGCGCGCGATTCCGGCGCCACGATTTCCGCCGCTAAACCCGGCAGAGTTGTTTTTGCCGCGGCCGATAAAATCGCTGTTGAACCTTTAGAAGGCGGCGCTCCGGAGATTTACGACCTTATTAAATACAAACGTTCCAACCAGGATACCTGTATTAACCAAAGACCTTTAGTTAAAGCCGGCGATATTGTTAAAAAAGGCACGGTTTTGGCCGACGGCCCCGCCATGAAAGACGGCTTTTTGGCTTTAGGCAAAAATCTGCTAGTCGGTTTTATGAGCTGGGAAGGTTATAACTATGAAGACGCTATTTTAGTTTCCCATAAGCTCGTTAAGGAAGACGTTTTTACCTCAGTGCATTTGCACGAATTTAGCATAGACGCCAGAAACACAAAACTCGGCGCCGAAGAAATAACAAGAGATATCCCCAATATAGGCGCGGAAGCATTGGCGCATCTTGACGCGGACGGTATTGTTATTCCTTCCACGGTAGTTGAACCGGGTGATATTTTAGTCGGTAAAGTTACACCTAAGGGCGAACAGCAGCTTACGCCTGAAGAAAGGCTTTTAAAAGTAATATTCGGCAAAAAAGCCGACGACGTTGTTGACGCTTCTTTACGCGTACCTCCGGGCACAAGCGGCAAAGTAATCGGCACAAGAGTATTTGTAAGAAAAGAAAAACTTACAAAAGCCGAAGAAAAAGCCAGAATCAAAGCTTTGGAAGATGAAAAAACAACGAATCTTGAAACGTTAAAAGAACAACGCAAGCTCGCTCTTACCAACATTAAAGATTCTAACGTTAAAGACGCTAAAAAAGAAGAAGAAAGAATTAACGCTCTTTACAAAAAACTTGAAAAGAGAGTTTTGGAAGATTTTGAAAGAGAAATGGAATTCTCCAAACAAGGTGACGAGCTTGCCGTAACGGTTAACAAATCCGTAAAAGTTTTTATTGCCAGCAAACGCAAGTTAATGGTTGGCGACAAACTTTCCGGACGCCACGGTAACAAAGGTGTTGTAGCTAAAATTTTACCGGAAGAAGATATGCCTTTCCTTCCGGACGGCACCCCTTTAGATATCGTTCTTTCACCTTTAGGTATTCCTTCTCGTATGAACGTGGGCCAGTTGTTTGAAACAATGTTAGGCTGGGCGGCCAAGAACTTGGGTTATAATGCCGCGACGCCTGTATTTGATGGCCCTACCGAAGAAACGGTCAGAGAAGAAATTAAAAAAGCTAAAAAAGCACTTATAGAAAAAGGCGTGCCCGAAAAGCACTTGCCCGATGACTACTGCCGTATAACATTATACGACGGCAGAACCGGACAGCCTTTTGAGGAAAAAGTGACCATAGGTTACATGTATATCATGAAGCTTATCCACTTGGTTGAAGATAAAGTTCACGCGCGTTCCACCGGGCCTTACAGCTTAATCACAAGACAGCCTTTAGGCGGTAAAGCACAATTCGGCGGACAGAGATTCGGCGAAATGGAAGTATGGGCCATTGAAGGTTACGGCGCTACATACACATTGCAAGAATTTCTTACCGTTAAGTCCGACGACTTTACAGGCAGAACGAAAATGTATGAATCTATCGTCCGCGGTGAGGCGCCGCAGCAACCCGGCGTGCCGGAATCCTTTAAAGTTTTAGTTAAAGAATTACAGGCGCTCGGTTTAAGCGTTGAGCTTCTTAAGGACAACCAGGGCCAGGCGGTTGAAGAAATGACCGTAGCCTCTATAGCTAAGGAAATTGTTTCTGAAGAAACGGAGAATTTATAA
- a CDS encoding cold-shock protein, giving the protein MAQGKIKWFNDQKGYGFVTPEDGSADLFVHYQEIQGEGFKTLAEGQAVEFDVAKSEKGPKATNVRKI; this is encoded by the coding sequence ATGGCACAAGGTAAGATTAAATGGTTTAACGACCAAAAAGGTTACGGTTTTGTAACCCCCGAAGACGGCTCAGCCGATCTTTTTGTTCACTATCAGGAAATTCAAGGCGAAGGTTTTAAAACCTTAGCGGAAGGACAAGCAGTTGAATTTGACGTTGCTAAGTCTGAAAAAGGCCCGAAAGCAACCAATGTTAGAAAAATTTAA